From the genome of Leptotrichia sp. HSP-342:
CTTCTGAACATCTGAAAGTGAAAAGATAAAATCGTATTTTTCTGCTATTGTATCGTAAAACTTCTTCATATTTTCTTTATTTTCCATATTTTCTCCAAATTTTAAAATTTTTTGAATTTTAAAAACAAAGTTATAATTTTAGATTATTATATCATAAATTTTATAGAATAAGAATTAAATTTATCCAGCTTTTCAGGATCAACACATCTATCTAATTTATATAATTTTTTTGATAAAATTCTTATTCTTTAACAAGTATTAACAACATCTTGAAATTTTCTGTTTCAGCTTCTACAGCGTGAGGTATGTTTGCAGGAAGAACTGCACTTTCACCTTTTTTCACAACAAATGGTTTTCCGTCAACATAATATTTTCCTTCTCCATCAAGCACAGTAACCAAAGCATCTCCAGGTGCTTTATGTGGATCAAGGCTCTCACCTTTCCAAAAAGACATAATTGTCATTACTAAGTTTGGTTTTGCTACCAAATTTTTACTTACAATTTTTCCTTCCTGATAATCAACAACTTCAGCAAGATTAAAAGCACTTGCACTTTCCAGCATTTTTAATGTCTTATTTTCCATATTTCCATCTCCTATCTTTTCTCCAATTTCAATCAACTTCAAATTATCTCTTGCTTCAATAGAATAATTATGATTTGCTGTGATTTCAAGAAAGTCTCCATTGGAAATTACTTTCTTATTATTTTCAATAAAAATCTCTCCATTACCGTTAAAGCAGTAATAATAACGATTTCCGAGCATAGCTTCTGCAGTTATTTCCTCATCTTTTGCTAAAGAGAATAAAGAAATATAGCTATTTGGCTGATTTAAGATTCTCATACTTACAACTTCGGCTTCCTTAGATGTGATAAGTTCATTAAAATTTATCGGTTTTGCTACTTCTATTTTAACCATAAAATATCTCCTTGTTATCTATAGTAACTTTTTTGAAATAATTTTATATAGTATAACATATATTTTATAAAATATACAGTCAATTCACTTAAAATTCGCAACAAATGCACGAAATTATTATGAATTTTATTTTATTTTAAATTTGCTGCATTTTATTATACAATCCATTATAAAAAAAGAAAACCGACTATTTCTAGCCGATCTTCAAAGTTAATTTTTAAGATTTCTGTTTAAAATCAATTATTTAGCAATTTTGCTTGCGAAGTATCCTAAAGTTCTGATTAATTGAGCTGTATAAGACATTTCGTTGTCATACCAAGATACTGTTTTAACTAATTGAGTATCTCCGTTTTGAACGATTTTTGTTTGTGTTGCATCAAATAATGATCCAAAGTGAATTCCAACAATGTCAGAAGATACTAATTCTTCTTCAGTATATCCGAATGATTCGTTAGCTGCGGCTTTCATAGCTGCGTTTACTTCTTCTACTGTTACTTTTTTGTTTAAGATTGATACTAATTCAGTTAATGAACCAGTTGGAACAGGTACTCTCTGAGCAGCTCCATCTAATTTTCCGTTTAATTCAGGTACTACTAATCCAATTGCTTTTGCAGCTCCTGTTGAGTTAGGAACAATGTTCACAGCTGCAGCTCTTGCTCTTCTTAAGTCACCTTTTCTGTGAGGTGCATCCAAAGTGTTTTGATCTCCAGTATAAGCGTGGATAGTTGTCATTGTACCAGTTACAACACCAAAGTTATCGTTTAATGCTTTAGCCATTGGTGCTAAACAGTTAGTTGTACAAGAAGCTCCTGAAATAACTGTTTCAGATCCATCTAAAATTTCGTGGTTTACATTGTAAACAACTGTTTTAACATCGT
Proteins encoded in this window:
- the gap gene encoding type I glyceraldehyde-3-phosphate dehydrogenase, giving the protein MAVKVAINGFGRIGRLALRLMAEQTDKFEVVAINDLTDSKMLAHLFKYDSSQGRFNGTIEVKEGAFVVNGKEIKTFAKANPEELPWGELGVDVVLEATGFFATKDKAELHVKAGAKKVVITAPGGNDVKTVVYNVNHEILDGSETVISGASCTTNCLAPMAKALNDNFGVVTGTMTTIHAYTGDQNTLDAPHRKGDLRRARAAAVNIVPNSTGAAKAIGLVVPELNGKLDGAAQRVPVPTGSLTELVSILNKKVTVEEVNAAMKAAANESFGYTEEELVSSDIVGIHFGSLFDATQTKIVQNGDTQLVKTVSWYDNEMSYTAQLIRTLGYFASKIAK
- a CDS encoding cupin domain-containing protein — encoded protein: MVKIEVAKPINFNELITSKEAEVVSMRILNQPNSYISLFSLAKDEEITAEAMLGNRYYYCFNGNGEIFIENNKKVISNGDFLEITANHNYSIEARDNLKLIEIGEKIGDGNMENKTLKMLESASAFNLAEVVDYQEGKIVSKNLVAKPNLVMTIMSFWKGESLDPHKAPGDALVTVLDGEGKYYVDGKPFVVKKGESAVLPANIPHAVEAETENFKMLLILVKE